CGACTGACCATTTGCCACAAGTCTTTGATCCAGATATGTACCTAAAGAAAGAATCAAACAGAGCAACTGTAACTGCCTCTGCTTCTCCAAAGACAGCTAAAGATTCTTCTTTCTTGTCTTCAACGTGTGCAACCTTTAGAGACTTTTGTACTTTCTGAAAGGTCTTTTTGACAGCTTTTCTTGAGGCTAAGTATTTCTCCACCTCTCCAGAAAGTTCACTGCGCTTTCTTCTTAGAATGGATTGGATCTCCATGAGACTCTCTTTCATCTCTGACAAACCATCCTTGGAAATGTTGCACAAATCCAGGATCCTGAGAGATCCATCAAGAAGCTGCTCGACGGTTTTCTTGTTTTGTTCTTGAGCTAGAGCCTGTTGTGTGACTGGTAGGCAGATAAGCTTGTCAAGAGACTCGTGTAGCTCTTGAATGTTGTCAATTCTTTGACAGATAGAAGAGCTGGAAGATGTTGAGGTTTCCCCTTCCTCAGAAGATCTCAAACGTGCCAACTGCTCACTGACATGAGCAGCTTGTGGGTGAGATCTAGAGGGGAAACTGTTTGAGCGAACGTGGAAAGAGACGGCCATTTTTGTGTCTGTTTTATTGTTTGTTCTGACTTTTCATTGCTTCTGGGGTCTTGCATATGTATATATACCGCAAGGGAAGAGAGACGAGAGGAATCTATTGGTGCGTAAA
The DNA window shown above is from Brassica oleracea var. oleracea cultivar TO1000 chromosome C3, BOL, whole genome shotgun sequence and carries:
- the LOC106334322 gene encoding uncharacterized protein LOC106334322 produces the protein MAVSFHVRSNSFPSRSHPQAAHVSEQLARLRSSEEGETSTSSSSSICQRIDNIQELHESLDKLICLPVTQQALAQEQNKKTVEQLLDGSLRILDLCNISKDGLSEMKESLMEIQSILRRKRSELSGEVEKYLASRKAVKKTFQKVQKSLKVAHVEDKKEESLAVFGEAEAVTVALFDSFFRYISGSKTCGKWSVVSKLMNKKKVTREAQANEFTMVESEFQSEKTLKMEDVQILESFIQDLDDRLESLSKA